A window of Dehalococcoidia bacterium contains these coding sequences:
- a CDS encoding diguanylate cyclase produces MNIGTLVSLLATIAYIPLLILLIANRPWQRRHKLFAAFLVGMMIWSLGTFLFRSDFFMDDKLLLAKITLCFLALSIAPLHYFLRTYYETAKPGFPLALGFSVISIIIVLLFLPQTVLFENGVLPIYGFWLYPVMLFNFLLLARDAFLLTRKLSHLADPIVRNQIINLIFGLCIALILSLTTAIEIGRVYPMAQVGNCLLALILTYTVIRHRLLDLRLIARRGLTLLLMATVGVGIYLLLFAIAHVLFNIEIAPSNLALGMGIALIITLVILQIRSFTSSQIDKLFYRESYSYRQQLNTLVRDRIRRLISLDELGSELLTLLSGSLRCKKAFLLLPQEDGSDFYVRFALPPLSNDASFTIKKDSPLLEWLAKENTYLTRETLEIAPEFKGLWNEEKDTIRRLDIHLFLPIISRSKTIGLMMLGERVDKHRYTLEDINLAERVIRDIATSLEKEYLQDQLRKREQELSLLNQLSAVISSSLNIQDVYDAFADELQEVVEADYTAICLIEENEIYFAAVSSDVGSAWNTGQKIPLPGTTAEWVFLNKRSFYERDLSQSSRFWTGEDHVKRGIKSMLYLPLVNKGDVIGVLLVGSKKAAAYSPEQTILLEHLASQIAAPIENSRLFTKSEEIARIDGITELFNRRHFDERMREEIDRHSRYGDILSILLIDLDNFKKYNDTFGHLAGDRLLVQAAEIIKSSIRSSDQAFRYGGDEFAVILPNSSTMDSFSVAERMRERIAEAMAARQLDLSVSIGVASWPGDGTTLDELCYAADMALYYAKRTGQNRTSIASRTLFSLNEPSVSVNSEAEVLSTIYALAATLEARDKFTYGHSRRVSRYAVAVAEKLNLAPEQVTLVSAAALLHDIGKVGIPDSVLNKSEKLLDEEWELLKQHPRLSATIVGHVPSLSACLAAVKHHHERWDGKGYPAGLKGETIPIEARILCVTDAFEAMISERPYRSALTFKQAVAELEKCAGTQFDPNIVRTFIPIVLSTAPDDIELEMQRVRQETD; encoded by the coding sequence ATGAATATCGGTACATTAGTCTCGCTTTTAGCGACTATAGCCTATATACCGCTCCTGATCCTGCTTATTGCCAACCGCCCCTGGCAAAGGCGGCATAAGCTATTTGCCGCCTTCCTCGTCGGCATGATGATCTGGAGCCTCGGCACCTTCCTCTTCCGCAGCGACTTCTTCATGGATGACAAGTTGCTGCTCGCTAAAATTACCCTGTGTTTTCTTGCTCTATCTATAGCGCCGCTTCACTATTTTTTACGTACGTATTATGAGACCGCCAAGCCCGGCTTTCCCCTTGCCCTTGGTTTTTCCGTTATTTCAATAATTATTGTTCTTCTTTTCCTCCCCCAAACTGTCCTCTTTGAGAACGGTGTTTTACCAATATACGGATTCTGGCTTTACCCGGTGATGCTCTTCAACTTCTTACTGCTGGCAAGAGATGCATTTTTGCTGACGCGAAAATTGAGCCATCTGGCTGATCCGATTGTACGTAACCAGATCATTAACCTTATATTCGGTCTTTGTATCGCGCTCATTCTATCGCTCACTACGGCCATCGAGATCGGACGTGTTTATCCCATGGCACAGGTTGGCAACTGCCTTCTCGCGCTTATTCTCACATATACAGTTATCAGGCATCGCCTGCTGGACCTGCGGTTGATAGCCCGCCGCGGACTGACCCTGCTGCTAATGGCTACAGTCGGTGTCGGTATATACCTATTGCTGTTCGCCATTGCCCATGTTCTATTTAACATCGAAATTGCGCCCTCAAATCTGGCGCTGGGCATGGGAATCGCACTTATCATAACGCTGGTGATTCTACAGATTCGGAGCTTCACATCCAGCCAGATAGATAAACTCTTTTACAGGGAAAGTTACAGCTACAGGCAACAACTAAATACACTGGTCAGGGACAGAATAAGGCGTCTGATCAGCCTTGATGAACTCGGCAGCGAGCTTCTAACATTGCTTTCCGGCTCGCTCAGGTGTAAAAAGGCATTCCTGCTGCTACCGCAGGAAGACGGATCGGATTTTTACGTGCGGTTTGCACTCCCCCCATTAAGTAATGACGCTTCATTCACTATTAAAAAGGACAGCCCTCTACTGGAGTGGCTGGCAAAGGAGAATACCTATCTAACCCGTGAAACTTTGGAAATAGCCCCTGAATTTAAAGGCCTGTGGAACGAGGAAAAAGATACTATTAGGCGGCTGGATATTCATCTTTTTCTTCCCATCATAAGCAGGAGTAAAACGATCGGCCTCATGATGCTGGGGGAACGGGTGGATAAACACCGCTACACACTCGAGGATATTAACCTGGCGGAAAGGGTAATCCGGGATATCGCTACCAGTCTGGAAAAAGAATACCTGCAGGACCAGTTGCGCAAGCGCGAGCAGGAATTATCTCTCCTCAACCAATTGTCAGCGGTGATCTCATCCAGCCTCAATATACAGGATGTCTACGACGCCTTTGCAGACGAACTGCAGGAAGTGGTTGAGGCAGACTACACTGCGATCTGTCTGATTGAGGAAAACGAGATATATTTCGCCGCAGTATCGTCCGATGTTGGCTCTGCATGGAACACGGGGCAAAAAATACCCCTGCCCGGCACCACTGCTGAATGGGTTTTCCTCAACAAGCGTTCATTCTATGAACGCGACCTTTCCCAGAGCAGCAGGTTCTGGACTGGAGAAGACCACGTCAAACGCGGGATCAAATCGATGCTTTATCTGCCTCTCGTAAATAAGGGAGACGTGATAGGAGTTTTGCTGGTCGGAAGTAAGAAGGCCGCGGCTTATAGCCCCGAGCAGACGATATTGCTCGAGCACCTTGCATCACAGATTGCAGCTCCCATTGAAAACAGCCGCCTCTTTACCAAATCGGAGGAGATTGCTCGCATCGACGGTATCACCGAGCTTTTCAACCGCCGCCATTTCGACGAAAGGATGCGGGAGGAGATAGACCGCCACTCGAGATACGGTGATATACTCTCGATATTGCTGATCGACCTGGATAACTTCAAGAAATACAACGATACATTCGGACACCTTGCCGGCGATCGACTCCTGGTCCAGGCAGCCGAAATAATAAAAAGCTCCATAAGGTCATCGGACCAGGCTTTCAGGTATGGAGGAGATGAGTTTGCGGTGATACTCCCTAACTCTTCCACCATGGACTCCTTCAGCGTTGCCGAGCGCATGCGCGAGAGGATAGCTGAAGCAATGGCGGCGCGGCAGCTCGATTTATCGGTCAGTATCGGAGTCGCATCCTGGCCCGGAGACGGCACTACGCTTGATGAGCTTTGCTACGCGGCCGATATGGCTCTCTACTATGCCAAACGTACTGGACAGAACAGGACATCTATAGCGTCGCGCACTCTTTTCTCACTTAACGAGCCCAGTGTAAGCGTAAACTCTGAAGCAGAAGTACTGAGCACCATATATGCGCTGGCGGCGACACTGGAGGCGAGGGATAAATTTACCTACGGTCATTCACGCCGCGTAAGCCGATACGCTGTTGCCGTTGCGGAAAAACTGAACTTGGCGCCGGAACAGGTGACACTGGTCAGCGCAGCAGCGCTCCTGCACGATATCGGGAAAGTGGGCATACCGGACAGCGTGCTCAACAAAAGCGAGAAGTTGCTGGATGAGGAATGGGAATTGCTAAAGCAGCACCCCCGGCTATCAGCTACTATTGTGGGGCACGTCCCGAGCCTGAGCGCCTGTCTGGCTGCCGTAAAGCACCACCATGAGCGATGGGACGGCAAGGGTTACCCGGCAGGACTGAAAGGAGAGACGATACCCATTGAAGCGCGCATACTGTGCGTTACCGATGCATTCGAGGCTATGATATCGGAGCGCCCTTATCGCTCGGCACTTACTTTCAAGCAAGCCGTCGCCGAACTGGAAAAATGCGCCGGCACGCAATTCGATCCTAATATCGTCAGGACTTTTATACCGATAGTGCTTTCAACAGCGCCCGATGATATCGAGCTCGAGATGCAACGGGTCCGCCAGGAAACCGATTAA
- a CDS encoding methyltransferase domain-containing protein, whose amino-acid sequence MPPKDSHISNTYDNIAESWYRLRHWTRFETELRSLADRWGQGRLLNIGCAHGPDFLPFRGKFEMWGLDSSGQMIKMAVKYAEKHNISPRLLMADAVQLPFCDGVFDYALAVATYHHIPGRQRRDIAFRELKRVLKPGGEAFITVWNRWQRIFLGKGKEVRVPWKIGNQVIHRYYYLFTYFEIVKALSSAGFKVLAARPESYYKLPFKCFSRNICILVKRD is encoded by the coding sequence ATGCCACCAAAGGACAGTCACATTTCAAATACTTACGACAATATAGCGGAGAGCTGGTACCGCCTGCGGCACTGGACACGCTTTGAGACCGAACTGCGGTCCCTGGCGGATCGCTGGGGGCAGGGCAGGCTTTTAAATATCGGCTGCGCCCACGGCCCGGATTTTCTCCCTTTCAGGGGCAAATTTGAGATGTGGGGGCTCGACTCATCGGGACAGATGATCAAGATGGCCGTTAAATACGCAGAAAAACATAACATCAGTCCCCGGTTATTAATGGCGGATGCTGTTCAATTGCCCTTTTGCGATGGCGTTTTCGATTATGCATTAGCTGTGGCAACCTATCATCACATCCCCGGCAGGCAGAGGCGGGATATTGCCTTTCGGGAGCTGAAGCGCGTGCTCAAACCCGGAGGGGAAGCCTTTATCACCGTGTGGAACCGGTGGCAGAGGATTTTTCTGGGTAAAGGCAAGGAGGTCCGCGTGCCCTGGAAGATCGGAAATCAGGTAATCCACAGATACTACTATCTATTTACTTATTTTGAAATCGTGAAGGCGCTCAGCAGTGCTGGATTTAAAGTGCTGGCAGCGCGGCCGGAAAGCTATTACAAATTACCGTTTAAATGCTTTTCACGCAACATATGCATCCTGGTTAAGCGGGATTAA
- a CDS encoding tRNA uridine(34) 5-carboxymethylaminomethyl modification radical SAM/GNAT enzyme Elp3, whose product MRKGSRTISGVTPVAVMARPMPCPGSCVFCPTFDGSPKSYTPESPAVLRALSCEYDPTRQVEFRLSIFSKMGHPVDKVELIIMGGTFLASPPEYQYNFVRSCYDALNGRPSQNLEDAQRLNETAGYRCVGLCIETRPDWCSEDDVKRMLEFGTTRVELGVQTLDDDIYRLVRRGHYAKDVIDATALLKRYGLKVYYHWMPGLPGSTPPHDLAQAKLLFSDARYKPDGIKIYPTLVVTGTELEQWYHQGKYTPYSMGKMTDLIADIKDTVPGYVRIPRVMRDIPTRFIVAGCRDLSLRSGVKEVMKKRGAQCRCTRCREYGHRRREGWKIGEPTLHRYDYEASGGREVFLSFEDDAGTLFGLLRLRIGSRDIYPALIREVHIFGSEVPIGEQDDLAAQHKGLGSALVKEAERIAREEFATDSIAVISGVGARDYFRRGFGYELEDHYMCKKLGSSIQVA is encoded by the coding sequence ATGCGAAAAGGTTCAAGGACGATCTCAGGCGTCACACCCGTAGCGGTAATGGCCAGGCCTATGCCATGCCCCGGCTCCTGCGTTTTTTGTCCCACATTCGACGGCTCGCCCAAGAGTTATACTCCGGAATCCCCCGCGGTATTACGAGCCCTGTCATGCGAATACGACCCAACCAGGCAGGTGGAGTTCCGCCTCAGTATATTCTCCAAAATGGGACATCCGGTCGATAAAGTGGAATTAATCATAATGGGCGGTACTTTCCTGGCCTCCCCGCCTGAATACCAGTACAACTTCGTAAGGTCTTGCTACGATGCGCTTAATGGGCGTCCCTCACAAAACCTGGAGGATGCCCAAAGATTGAACGAAACTGCCGGATACAGGTGTGTCGGACTCTGCATAGAAACCAGACCGGACTGGTGCAGTGAGGACGATGTAAAGCGCATGCTTGAATTCGGCACCACCCGCGTGGAGCTGGGTGTGCAAACGCTGGACGACGACATATACCGTTTGGTCCGGCGCGGTCACTACGCGAAAGATGTAATCGACGCTACCGCCCTGCTGAAAAGGTACGGTTTAAAGGTCTACTACCACTGGATGCCCGGCCTGCCCGGATCGACACCCCCGCATGACCTGGCGCAGGCAAAGCTGCTTTTCAGCGATGCTAGGTATAAGCCCGATGGAATCAAGATCTATCCCACTCTCGTTGTGACCGGCACCGAGCTCGAGCAATGGTACCACCAGGGCAAATACACTCCTTACTCCATGGGCAAAATGACGGATCTGATAGCCGATATCAAGGATACCGTGCCGGGATATGTACGTATTCCGCGCGTGATGCGCGATATCCCTACCAGGTTTATCGTGGCGGGTTGCCGCGATCTTTCCTTGCGCTCCGGAGTAAAAGAGGTAATGAAGAAGAGAGGGGCGCAGTGCCGGTGCACGCGTTGCCGTGAATACGGCCATCGCCGGCGGGAAGGCTGGAAGATAGGTGAGCCAACCTTGCACAGATACGATTATGAGGCATCAGGCGGCAGGGAAGTATTCCTGTCCTTCGAAGATGATGCCGGCACACTTTTCGGTTTATTACGGCTCCGCATCGGTTCACGTGATATTTATCCTGCCCTGATAAGGGAGGTCCACATTTTTGGTTCGGAGGTGCCGATCGGCGAGCAGGACGACCTTGCTGCCCAGCACAAGGGGCTGGGATCGGCGCTGGTTAAAGAAGCGGAGCGAATCGCCCGTGAGGAATTCGCAACAGACAGCATTGCCGTGATCAGCGGCGTGGGAGCCCGTGACTATTTCCGCCGCGGATTCGGCTATGAACTTGAAGACCACTATATGTGCAAGAAGCTCGGATCAAGCATACAGGTGGCATGA